From Solwaraspora sp. WMMD1047, the proteins below share one genomic window:
- a CDS encoding SCO6880 family protein — protein MNAVTPNATAEPRSYGGWRRARGMGLMGLGFGQTMGVLAAVIAALITVTVNLKALIVVGPLCLAVAAGNLVRWDGVSLAQALLRWSRWTAGVGRGQTSFRGGVMAVGEHAWQLPGVLAPTVLLDVEDERGERYGVVWHRRIGTMTVTLRCAAQSTWLADPDAANAWVANWGGWLAGLGHVPIVRWVAVTVDTAPDSGRRLSDYVHGRLAPDGPAAAVRVLEQLVATAPRAAADVQTTVSITFDPGMSASRPRTMPDRLAEVDQALPGLRDSLAGCGLTVLGTASATQLAGMVRGAFDPASRAEIGRLLDIATAGDLLGWENAGPVAADEHRDRYEHDGAVSVSWAWHEAPRQPVTHDVLARLLAPGQFPRRVSLLYRPLTAGQAAAEVERQVNAAQFRAAYRRARRLDPTARDVADQEQAVAAAREEALGAGVGLVSLWVTSTVLDPADLGRAVADVEARADTCKIRLRRLWASQSTGFAVTLPAGICPPVLAGHWPH, from the coding sequence GTGAACGCCGTGACGCCGAACGCGACGGCCGAGCCGCGCAGCTACGGAGGCTGGCGGCGGGCCCGTGGGATGGGGCTGATGGGGCTCGGCTTCGGCCAGACCATGGGCGTACTCGCCGCCGTCATCGCCGCACTGATCACCGTCACGGTGAACCTCAAGGCGCTCATCGTCGTCGGGCCGCTCTGCCTCGCGGTGGCCGCCGGGAACCTCGTACGGTGGGATGGGGTTTCCCTCGCGCAGGCGCTGCTGCGCTGGTCGCGGTGGACGGCCGGCGTCGGGCGCGGCCAGACCAGCTTTCGCGGCGGGGTGATGGCTGTCGGCGAGCACGCCTGGCAGCTTCCTGGGGTGCTCGCCCCGACCGTGTTGCTCGACGTCGAGGACGAGCGCGGCGAACGGTACGGGGTGGTGTGGCACCGCCGGATCGGAACGATGACCGTGACGCTGCGCTGCGCCGCCCAGTCGACCTGGCTGGCCGACCCGGACGCCGCGAACGCCTGGGTGGCCAACTGGGGTGGCTGGCTCGCCGGTCTCGGCCACGTACCGATCGTGCGTTGGGTGGCCGTCACGGTGGACACCGCCCCCGACTCGGGCCGCCGGTTGTCCGACTATGTGCACGGTCGGCTGGCGCCGGATGGGCCAGCTGCCGCCGTACGTGTGCTGGAACAGCTTGTGGCGACGGCGCCGCGCGCCGCCGCGGACGTCCAGACCACGGTGTCCATCACCTTCGACCCGGGGATGTCCGCGTCCCGACCGAGGACCATGCCGGACCGGCTCGCCGAGGTAGACCAGGCGCTGCCGGGGCTGCGCGATTCGCTCGCCGGCTGCGGCCTGACCGTCCTCGGCACCGCCAGCGCCACCCAGCTCGCCGGAATGGTCCGCGGCGCCTTCGACCCGGCGTCTCGCGCCGAGATCGGCCGCCTGCTCGACATCGCCACCGCCGGGGACCTGCTCGGCTGGGAGAACGCCGGCCCGGTCGCCGCCGACGAACATCGCGACCGGTACGAGCACGACGGCGCGGTCAGTGTGAGCTGGGCGTGGCACGAGGCGCCCCGGCAACCCGTCACCCACGACGTCCTGGCCCGGCTGCTCGCGCCCGGCCAGTTTCCGCGCCGGGTCAGCCTGCTCTACCGGCCGCTGACCGCCGGGCAGGCGGCTGCGGAGGTGGAGCGGCAGGTCAACGCGGCGCAGTTCCGGGCCGCGTACCGGCGGGCCCGCCGGCTCGACCCCACCGCTCGGGACGTCGCCGACCAGGAACAGGCGGTCGCGGCGGCCCGGGAGGAGGCGCTCGGCGCCGGCGTCGGACTGGTGAGCCTTTGGGTGACCAGCACCGTGCTCGACCCGGCCGACCTGGGTCGGGCCGTCGCCGACGTCGAGGCCCGCGCGGACACCTGCAAGATCCGGCTCCGCCGCCTCTGGGCCTCGCAGTCCACTGGGTTCGCCGTCACCCTCCCCGCTGGCATATGCCCGCCGGTGCTCGCCGGCCACTGGCCGCACTGA
- a CDS encoding type IV secretory system conjugative DNA transfer family protein: MTGLHGQRPVQPGSAAGGYPLAPWLILTGFAGGGALLWLAWLAGRVAIVLSGDDWVGPGFGWEFTGDLFHRRWERLWPGVPPVRVGVVFVLLLAAVVVPVGWGWVWWQARRPRADDPLPSLADARDLGELTGAAAVRRAQRLRPGLAGLAADAVPPTAVGVALGRLVTRHRRQRPVLRSSWEDVLLAIMAPRAGKTTALAVPPVLDAPGAVLATSNRSDVWATTNRARARVGTVWLFDPQNITRQPQRLWWDPLAGISGAEEAGRLADHFIQEIRGTGSSDPFWPLAAGDLLTCLFLAAAGTGGTLADVQAWLTDVANREPVTLLRAAGYPQAARSLAGRQAGAPETRDGVYETARTAARCLADPDIMAWVTPSPGLPALQAAALPASRDTLYLLSKEGSGAAAPLVAALTDTVFRAGVARAEAAGGRIDPPLLAVLDEAANICKISDLPQLYSHLGGRAIIPITIIQNLAQGQGVWGERGMAALWSAATIKLIGAGLDDARHADDISRLIGDHDVATTSVSRDGNGHRSYSTSPHRRRILEPGDLRSLPRGRAILLATGARAAMIELMPWYAGPHADTITADTAASVDAITRNARATFDGDIFGGTA, from the coding sequence ATGACCGGCCTCCACGGCCAGCGGCCGGTCCAGCCCGGCAGCGCCGCCGGCGGATACCCGCTCGCTCCCTGGCTGATCCTCACCGGCTTCGCCGGCGGCGGCGCCCTGCTGTGGCTCGCCTGGCTCGCCGGGCGCGTGGCCATCGTCCTGTCTGGAGACGACTGGGTCGGTCCCGGGTTCGGGTGGGAGTTCACCGGTGACCTGTTCCATCGGCGGTGGGAGCGGCTGTGGCCCGGGGTGCCGCCGGTGCGGGTCGGGGTGGTTTTCGTGCTGCTGCTCGCCGCTGTGGTCGTACCCGTGGGGTGGGGTTGGGTGTGGTGGCAGGCTCGCCGGCCCCGGGCCGACGACCCGCTGCCGTCGCTTGCCGACGCCCGCGACCTCGGCGAGCTCACCGGAGCTGCGGCGGTCCGCCGGGCCCAACGGCTGCGGCCCGGGCTCGCCGGCCTCGCCGCCGACGCAGTCCCGCCCACGGCGGTCGGCGTGGCCCTTGGGCGGCTCGTCACCAGGCACCGCCGACAGAGGCCGGTGCTCCGGTCGAGCTGGGAGGATGTCCTGCTCGCCATCATGGCGCCCCGGGCTGGCAAGACCACCGCGCTCGCCGTACCGCCGGTCCTGGACGCACCCGGCGCGGTACTGGCCACCTCGAATCGCTCCGATGTCTGGGCCACCACGAACCGGGCGCGGGCCCGAGTCGGCACCGTCTGGCTGTTCGACCCGCAGAACATCACCCGCCAACCCCAGCGGCTCTGGTGGGACCCGCTCGCCGGCATCAGCGGCGCCGAAGAGGCCGGACGCCTCGCCGACCACTTCATCCAGGAGATCCGCGGCACCGGATCGTCCGACCCGTTCTGGCCACTGGCCGCCGGTGATCTGCTCACCTGCCTCTTCCTCGCCGCCGCGGGCACCGGCGGAACGTTGGCCGACGTGCAGGCGTGGCTCACCGACGTCGCCAACCGCGAGCCCGTCACCCTGCTCCGGGCCGCCGGCTATCCCCAGGCCGCCCGGTCATTGGCCGGGCGGCAGGCCGGCGCCCCGGAAACCCGCGACGGCGTCTACGAGACCGCGCGCACCGCCGCCCGCTGCCTCGCCGACCCCGACATCATGGCGTGGGTAACCCCCAGCCCTGGCCTACCCGCCCTGCAGGCAGCGGCGCTGCCCGCCAGCCGGGACACCCTCTACCTGCTCAGCAAGGAAGGCTCCGGCGCCGCCGCGCCGCTCGTCGCCGCTCTCACCGACACCGTTTTCCGCGCCGGCGTCGCCCGGGCCGAAGCTGCCGGCGGCCGGATCGACCCGCCGCTGCTCGCCGTCCTCGACGAGGCCGCGAACATCTGCAAGATCTCCGACCTGCCGCAGCTCTACAGCCATCTCGGCGGCCGGGCCATCATCCCGATCACCATCATCCAGAACCTTGCCCAGGGCCAGGGCGTCTGGGGCGAACGCGGCATGGCCGCCCTCTGGTCGGCCGCCACCATCAAGCTCATCGGCGCCGGCCTCGACGACGCGCGCCACGCCGACGACATCTCCCGGCTCATCGGCGACCACGACGTCGCCACCACCTCGGTCAGCAGGGACGGCAACGGCCACCGCAGCTACTCCACCAGCCCGCACCGTCGCCGGATCCTGGAACCCGGCGACCTGCGCTCCCTCCCCCGAGGCCGGGCCATCCTGCTCGCGACCGGCGCTCGGGCCGCCATGATCGAGCTGATGCCGTGGTACGCCGGCCCGCACGCCGACACCATCACCGCCGACACCGCCGCCAGCGTCGACGCGATCACCCGGAACGCTCGTGCCACCTTCGACGGGGACATCTTCGGCGGTACGGCATGA
- a CDS encoding toprim domain-containing protein → MADRPVHAPSPAVERLYAANAEAARYYRRRIAASPAVLRYARQHGIAKVLAENEPWAVGYAPSPWTGLVDHIRGCGFTDPEIQGAGLAFVHRATGNLLDRFRDRIMFPVTDHQNRVVGFTARDLSGNARAKWINTPETPIYQKSKLLYGLGQQLVGRLPGEGTPDVVIVEGAADVLAVRLMANVRGAPAGTSPLYAVAPCGTHLTSGHLDLLHQALPGARLILAFDSDPAGERALDRTYLLTRRWPGQVLGTRLPAGHDPASRLATVGPLDALGELLAAALPLAQIAMSHVLQRLKDSGHITNPTAYAEDRVLAFRAVVDFFVDNPGLHRQLAADAARLLGLGEAEVARGIMDIILARSEADLPADGGSPEHASERKPRPRGGTSLLSAARNGSDQAGDTRTSVFAGAFSRGRQAIATTAAADRHDATTGVTAWALADGIGDPPEASAAATMACESAVTAALGTSAADALTAARSAVNAHYQAHPPDDAGDASLLIVIARPDPTARYGVHYEIAWTGDCRAYTVNGHGLHQLTTDHTTAARRQTEAGPSARPEGIADRILTSSIRTGPIGTCSLPNGPLLLCTATVHRQVGERLLATELASITDVLTSVQRIITAAANHHNDAETRLLLVLPRDAPSALVSPALGRRAKSRMPDLARSSYPQSPTAARARAHDEGAAGLLTRSPLPVRFRL, encoded by the coding sequence ATGGCTGACCGGCCGGTCCACGCCCCGTCGCCGGCGGTTGAACGGCTCTATGCCGCCAATGCCGAGGCTGCCCGGTACTACAGACGACGCATCGCCGCCTCACCTGCCGTTTTGCGGTACGCCCGCCAGCACGGCATCGCCAAAGTCCTTGCCGAGAACGAGCCGTGGGCGGTCGGCTACGCCCCGAGCCCGTGGACTGGCCTGGTCGACCACATCAGGGGTTGCGGCTTCACCGATCCGGAAATCCAGGGTGCTGGACTGGCATTCGTCCATCGCGCCACCGGCAACCTGCTCGACCGCTTCCGGGACCGGATCATGTTCCCCGTCACCGACCACCAGAACCGCGTCGTCGGCTTCACCGCCCGCGACCTCTCCGGCAACGCCCGAGCAAAATGGATCAACACCCCCGAGACTCCGATCTACCAGAAGAGCAAGCTGCTCTACGGCCTCGGTCAGCAGCTGGTCGGCCGGCTGCCCGGCGAGGGAACTCCCGATGTCGTCATCGTCGAAGGCGCAGCCGACGTCCTTGCCGTCCGACTGATGGCCAACGTGCGGGGTGCGCCCGCTGGGACATCGCCGCTGTACGCGGTGGCGCCCTGCGGCACCCACCTCACCAGCGGGCACCTCGACCTGCTTCACCAGGCACTGCCCGGCGCAAGACTCATCCTCGCCTTCGACAGCGACCCCGCCGGCGAACGAGCCCTCGACCGGACCTACCTTCTCACCAGACGATGGCCCGGTCAGGTCCTCGGCACCAGGCTGCCTGCCGGTCACGACCCGGCCAGCAGGCTCGCAACCGTCGGTCCCTTAGACGCACTCGGCGAGCTGCTCGCGGCAGCTCTGCCGCTGGCGCAGATCGCGATGAGCCACGTCCTACAGCGGCTGAAGGACTCCGGACACATCACCAACCCCACCGCGTACGCCGAGGACCGCGTCCTGGCCTTCCGCGCCGTTGTCGACTTCTTCGTCGACAATCCCGGGCTGCACCGGCAGCTCGCCGCCGACGCCGCCCGACTCCTCGGCCTCGGCGAGGCCGAGGTTGCTCGGGGAATCATGGACATCATCCTCGCCCGGTCCGAGGCCGACCTCCCTGCCGACGGCGGGTCGCCAGAGCATGCGTCCGAGCGGAAGCCTCGCCCACGGGGTGGTACTAGCCTGCTCTCCGCCGCACGCAACGGGTCCGACCAAGCCGGCGACACCCGTACCAGCGTCTTCGCTGGCGCATTCAGCAGAGGCCGCCAGGCGATCGCCACCACCGCCGCAGCGGATCGCCACGACGCCACCACCGGGGTCACGGCTTGGGCGCTTGCCGACGGCATCGGCGATCCGCCCGAAGCTTCCGCCGCAGCCACCATGGCATGTGAAAGCGCGGTCACCGCAGCTCTGGGAACCTCGGCCGCCGATGCCCTGACCGCCGCCCGCTCCGCGGTCAACGCCCACTACCAGGCCCACCCGCCGGACGACGCCGGCGACGCCTCGCTGCTCATCGTCATCGCACGACCGGACCCGACCGCCCGATACGGAGTCCACTACGAGATCGCCTGGACCGGCGACTGCCGCGCCTACACCGTCAACGGCCACGGCCTCCACCAGCTCACCACCGACCACACCACCGCGGCTCGCCGCCAGACGGAGGCCGGTCCATCGGCCAGGCCGGAAGGCATAGCCGACCGGATCCTCACCTCCAGCATTCGCACCGGCCCCATCGGAACCTGCTCTCTGCCCAACGGTCCGCTCCTGCTCTGCACAGCCACCGTCCACCGCCAGGTCGGCGAACGGCTCCTCGCGACCGAACTCGCCAGCATCACCGACGTCCTGACTAGCGTCCAACGGATCATCACCGCGGCCGCCAACCACCACAACGACGCCGAAACACGCCTTCTGCTGGTCCTTCCTCGCGACGCCCCTTCTGCACTCGTCAGCCCGGCTCTCGGCCGGCGCGCGAAGTCCAGAATGCCGGATTTAGCTCGGTCCTCTTACCCCCAATCTCCGACAGCGGCCCGGGCAAGGGCTCATGACGAAGGTGCTGCCGGTCTCCTCACAAGGAGCCCACTTCCAGTCAGATTCCGGCTTTAA
- a CDS encoding DUF4913 domain-containing protein, whose protein sequence is MNGVSDADRDLLGELRSGPDELSGRTEDLPASEKREAQLRFPEVEAWVNELFLPMFSWRVDGQRWHWCPQWWRHADAIWRLELLWRSWEVARLQSTGMSAWSVELDRHLPELLGNDGPLRQCRTADQDRPARHTDVPAATADPAPAGWWGADVQSGALHDPEMASGWARRSGRLVSRSRFESLRPVGSHLCDE, encoded by the coding sequence GTGAACGGCGTATCCGATGCCGACCGAGACCTGCTCGGCGAACTTCGTAGCGGGCCGGACGAACTCAGCGGGCGCACCGAGGACCTGCCGGCGTCGGAGAAGCGTGAGGCGCAACTGCGGTTCCCCGAGGTGGAGGCGTGGGTGAACGAGCTGTTCCTGCCTATGTTCAGCTGGCGGGTCGACGGGCAGCGGTGGCACTGGTGCCCGCAGTGGTGGCGGCACGCCGACGCCATCTGGCGTCTGGAGCTGCTGTGGCGTTCGTGGGAGGTTGCCCGGTTACAGTCGACCGGGATGTCCGCCTGGTCCGTCGAGCTCGACCGTCACCTACCCGAACTGCTCGGCAACGACGGACCACTGCGCCAATGCCGTACCGCCGACCAGGACCGCCCGGCCCGGCACACCGACGTCCCGGCTGCGACAGCGGACCCGGCCCCAGCCGGCTGGTGGGGGGCTGACGTCCAATCGGGAGCACTGCATGATCCAGAAATGGCCAGCGGCTGGGCCAGGCGGTCCGGCCGCCTCGTCTCCCGTTCGAGGTTCGAGTCGCTGAGACCGGTTGGATCACACTTGTGCGATGAGTGA
- a CDS encoding DUF1883 domain-containing protein, whose translation MEHLWFDLGGCAGGTQLEVQLRGSSARACLMDADEYQAYLDGDEYEYHGGFFDVSPVVLEVPYDDDWFLVVDSYHGRIKVKYEEIFD comes from the coding sequence ATGGAGCACCTGTGGTTCGACCTCGGTGGCTGCGCAGGCGGCACTCAGCTCGAGGTACAGCTGCGCGGCTCGTCCGCGCGAGCGTGCCTCATGGACGCCGATGAGTACCAGGCGTATCTCGACGGTGACGAGTACGAGTACCACGGCGGCTTCTTCGACGTCAGCCCCGTGGTCCTCGAAGTGCCGTATGACGACGACTGGTTCCTGGTCGTCGACAGCTACCACGGACGAATCAAGGTCAAGTACGAGGAAATCTTCGACTGA
- a CDS encoding helix-turn-helix domain-containing protein produces MTIISTADSSKRAWTEQAVRGLGLTTDVVTAASILGIGRTKAYQLVQAGEFPVKVLRVGRRYLVPVPAILESLGCG; encoded by the coding sequence ATGACGATCATCTCCACCGCGGACTCGTCGAAGCGGGCCTGGACAGAGCAAGCGGTACGGGGCCTAGGGTTGACCACCGACGTGGTGACGGCAGCGTCGATCCTCGGCATCGGTCGGACAAAGGCCTATCAGTTGGTCCAGGCCGGCGAGTTCCCGGTCAAGGTGCTACGCGTCGGACGGCGCTACCTGGTGCCGGTGCCCGCGATCCTGGAATCGCTCGGCTGCGGCTAA
- a CDS encoding transposase family protein, translated as MGTRRRTRALTCFYQALLVLVWFRKGEDKTTLGAGFGVSRATAYRYVAEAVRVLAAQTPTLHDALARVAADGWSHVILDGKLFDTDRLGETTTSVKGETIDAWYSGKHRGFGANIQAIMRPDGLPIWTSEAMPAHLHDLTCAQDLDITGALYWAASTLDLPTLADSGYEGAGQGIHTPYKQPTDSHRLAVGNRTHNAILRSLRCLGERGFAILTGRWRTLRHTTASPRSLGDIVRAAIHLTHFEYRYLPHPC; from the coding sequence GTGGGTACCCGCCGCCGCACGAGGGCGTTGACGTGCTTCTACCAGGCGCTGCTGGTGTTGGTGTGGTTCCGCAAGGGTGAGGACAAGACCACCCTCGGGGCCGGGTTCGGGGTGTCACGGGCCACCGCGTACCGGTATGTCGCCGAGGCCGTGCGGGTCCTCGCGGCGCAGACACCAACCCTGCACGACGCCCTCGCCCGGGTGGCCGCGGACGGCTGGTCGCACGTGATCCTGGACGGGAAACTGTTCGACACCGACCGGCTCGGCGAGACCACCACCAGTGTCAAAGGCGAAACGATCGATGCCTGGTACTCCGGGAAACACCGTGGCTTCGGCGCGAACATCCAAGCGATCATGCGGCCCGACGGGCTACCGATCTGGACGTCCGAGGCGATGCCCGCGCACCTGCACGACCTGACCTGCGCCCAGGACCTGGACATCACCGGCGCGCTCTACTGGGCCGCGTCAACCCTGGACCTGCCGACCCTGGCCGACTCCGGCTACGAAGGCGCTGGCCAGGGCATCCACACCCCATACAAGCAACCCACCGACAGCCACCGCCTCGCCGTCGGCAACCGAACCCACAACGCGATCCTTCGATCCCTGCGGTGCCTCGGAGAACGCGGCTTCGCAATCCTGACCGGCCGCTGGCGGACGCTTCGTCACACCACCGCCAGCCCACGAAGCCTCGGCGATATCGTCCGCGCCGCTATCCACCTCACACACTTCGAATACCGATACCTACCGCATCCTTGCTGA
- a CDS encoding P-loop NTPase fold protein gives MEFSLIPDQAIGEADTRNDDGLGFDTYSRILASAATNTRGPFTIGVFGEWGTGKTSLMRLIERRLDDDPNVVTVWFNAWRYEQEEHPIIPLVGTIVRALEQHKGFSATFGVAGKRLVRSLRAIAYGFSAKSKVKVPGFAEVEASFVAKDMIERDERLTPDPLLDRSLYFGAFNSLDKTKLKDTLRVVVLIDDLDRCFPDQAIRLLESIKLVLAQPGFIFVLGVARKVIEGYLQHRYTNDYGIADFKGELYLDKIVQLPFHIPPSRGRMGDFCKLLLADQPAAVAVELDPVLPVVAQALGGNPRALIRFVNNILIDYAISQDLAGFAEQGGIPIRFFAVTRCLEHRWPEVFDALTTSDEVAAAVETWTPNTYAKHAEGTGPAATVATQLLSDPELRLLLEGAHGREWLTDPVLRGASVSFLFTQQRLSQLDTSEVSVKYDAFVSYQADNRRDAIQIVDGLSQAGLRIFFDQHIRPGADWQETLDGALSSSGVVIYCVGPHTFESRGQMLEWDRVIDRSDVLIIPVLLAGADPSALPDLVQRRQWVDMRDGVSEEGVMQLVRALKYRRRRSSGRAIKDRLLA, from the coding sequence ATGGAGTTCAGTCTCATCCCTGACCAAGCGATCGGTGAGGCCGATACCCGCAACGACGACGGGCTCGGCTTCGACACGTACTCCCGAATCCTCGCCAGCGCCGCAACCAACACACGCGGCCCGTTCACGATCGGCGTCTTCGGCGAGTGGGGCACCGGCAAGACGAGCCTGATGCGACTGATCGAGCGCCGGCTCGACGATGATCCGAACGTGGTCACCGTGTGGTTCAACGCCTGGCGATACGAGCAGGAAGAACACCCGATCATCCCGCTTGTCGGCACGATTGTGCGAGCGCTGGAGCAACACAAAGGATTCTCGGCCACCTTCGGGGTGGCCGGCAAGCGCCTCGTCCGGTCGTTGCGGGCGATCGCGTACGGGTTCTCGGCTAAGTCGAAGGTGAAGGTGCCGGGCTTCGCCGAGGTGGAGGCGTCGTTCGTCGCCAAGGACATGATCGAGCGTGATGAGCGGCTTACGCCCGACCCGCTGCTCGACCGAAGCCTCTACTTCGGCGCCTTCAACAGCCTCGACAAGACGAAGCTGAAAGACACGCTGCGGGTGGTCGTGCTCATCGACGATCTCGACCGTTGCTTTCCGGACCAGGCGATCCGGCTACTCGAGAGCATCAAGCTGGTCCTCGCACAGCCCGGCTTCATCTTTGTCCTAGGCGTCGCGCGTAAGGTGATCGAGGGCTATCTGCAGCACCGGTACACCAATGATTACGGCATTGCGGACTTCAAGGGCGAGCTCTATCTTGACAAGATCGTCCAACTGCCGTTCCACATCCCGCCGTCCAGAGGTCGGATGGGCGACTTTTGCAAGCTGCTGCTGGCCGACCAGCCGGCGGCGGTCGCTGTAGAGCTCGACCCGGTGCTGCCGGTGGTGGCACAAGCGCTGGGAGGCAACCCGCGAGCACTGATCCGGTTTGTCAACAACATCCTCATCGACTACGCCATCAGCCAGGACCTCGCAGGCTTCGCCGAACAGGGCGGTATTCCGATCCGGTTCTTCGCCGTGACCCGCTGCCTGGAGCACCGTTGGCCAGAGGTCTTCGATGCGCTGACCACATCGGATGAGGTCGCCGCAGCGGTGGAGACCTGGACCCCCAACACGTACGCGAAGCACGCAGAAGGCACTGGCCCGGCCGCAACGGTGGCGACCCAGCTGCTTTCCGACCCCGAACTGCGGCTGTTGCTGGAGGGCGCGCATGGCCGCGAGTGGCTGACCGATCCAGTACTGCGGGGGGCGAGCGTGAGCTTCCTCTTCACTCAGCAGCGGCTCTCGCAGCTGGACACGTCCGAGGTCAGCGTCAAGTACGACGCCTTCGTGTCGTATCAGGCCGACAACCGCCGCGACGCGATCCAGATCGTCGATGGGCTCTCCCAGGCCGGCCTACGGATCTTCTTCGACCAGCACATCAGGCCCGGCGCCGACTGGCAGGAGACGCTGGATGGCGCTCTGAGTTCGTCGGGCGTGGTGATCTATTGCGTCGGGCCGCACACCTTCGAGTCGCGAGGACAGATGTTGGAGTGGGATCGCGTAATCGACCGCTCGGACGTCTTGATCATCCCCGTCCTGCTCGCTGGCGCGGATCCCTCCGCCCTTCCCGACCTCGTCCAACGCCGGCAGTGGGTAGACATGCGCGACGGCGTCTCCGAGGAGGGCGTGATGCAGCTGGTTCGGGCCCTCAAGTACCGGCGCCGACGTAGCAGTGGGCGTGCGATAAAGGATCGCCTGCTGGCGTAG
- a CDS encoding sigma-70 family RNA polymerase sigma factor, whose translation MEADNAVAQATAAPPEASRMHPPTGFTAFFREHHPSLVHTAMYAGATRMEARLAAQDAMTDVLRRWDDIANPVAYARQAVLSCFFKARRDGLDRLRIKQVRHGAGTPEARLDQNLTAWEDKQWVCQLLDSLPAKQREAMALVVDGFEPSEIAALLGRSAEAVRQNLREARTRLKQALEEDEAAHQVAASMRKES comes from the coding sequence GTGGAAGCCGACAACGCCGTGGCCCAGGCCACCGCCGCGCCGCCCGAAGCCTCACGGATGCATCCGCCGACCGGATTCACCGCGTTCTTCCGGGAGCACCACCCGTCTTTGGTCCACACCGCGATGTATGCCGGCGCCACCCGCATGGAAGCCCGGCTCGCCGCGCAGGACGCCATGACGGATGTCCTGAGGCGGTGGGACGACATCGCCAATCCGGTGGCCTACGCACGACAAGCCGTGCTCAGCTGCTTCTTCAAGGCCAGAAGGGACGGCCTCGACCGGCTCCGGATCAAGCAGGTCCGGCACGGTGCCGGCACGCCGGAGGCACGACTCGACCAGAACCTCACGGCCTGGGAGGACAAGCAGTGGGTGTGCCAGCTGCTGGACTCGCTGCCTGCCAAGCAACGGGAAGCGATGGCGCTGGTCGTGGACGGGTTCGAGCCCAGCGAGATCGCCGCGCTGCTGGGCCGCTCGGCCGAAGCGGTCCGGCAGAACCTGCGGGAAGCCCGCACCCGGCTCAAGCAAGCCCTCGAAGAGGACGAGGCGGCCCACCAGGTCGCCGCATCCATGAGGAAGGAGTCCTGA